The following proteins come from a genomic window of Salvia hispanica cultivar TCC Black 2014 chromosome 4, UniMelb_Shisp_WGS_1.0, whole genome shotgun sequence:
- the LOC125223913 gene encoding uncharacterized protein LOC125223913 — protein MNISSKTFHLHPSHLYTIQFPSFLLHREMNKKSKQQNRFVRIITTPYRALCKARDFYVRNMLDCANSNAIGLQSSGQGGPALPRSFSTSSSSASRDDDADFRELVRAASARTAGLDAYINQEERKARPGPGRALPPRSASVAMGRIDEERPSGFFGEDVKIGNFNNFDNSSNRIVDRKSGLKYPRSKSDAVVVRTTLF, from the coding sequence atgaatatatcTTCCAAAACCTTCCACCTACATCCATCCCATTTATACACAATTCAATTTCCTTCTTTCCTCCTTCatagagagatgaataaaaaatCGAAACAACAAAACCGATTTGTCCGCATAATCACCACTCCATACCGGGCCCTGTGCAAGGCCCGCGACTTCTACGTCCGAAACATGCTCGACTGCGCGAATTCGAATGCGATCGGGCTGCAGAGCTCCGGGCAGGGCGGGCCCGCCCTGCCCCGGAGCTTCAGCACGTCGTCGTCGTCGGCCTCCCGCGACGACGACGCGGACTTCCGCGAGCTGGTCCGGGCCGCCTCGGCCCGGACCGCCGGGCTCGACGCCTACATCAATCAGGAGGAGCGGAAGGCGAGGCCCGGGCCGGGCCGGGCCTTGCCACCGCGGAGCGCCAGCGTGGCAATGGGGAGGATTGATGAGGAGAGGCCAAGTGGATTCTTTGGGGAAGATGTTAAAATtggtaattttaataattttgataatagtagtaatagaaTTGTTGATAGGAAGAGTGGATTGAAATATCCAAGGAGCAAAAGTGATGCCGTGGTGGTCAGAACGACgttgttttga
- the LOC125185107 gene encoding peptidyl-prolyl cis-trans isomerase FKBP62-like isoform X2 — translation MKKGEIASFMLQPELAYGVSGTAGVPSNSVVQFEVDLLSWITVVDICKDGGIIKKILETGEQIGPPGDLDEVCVSYKAMLGDGTIVAETPEEGIEFYVEDGHFCPALTKALKTMKRGERVSLIVQPQYAFGQKGHKSNNELPVIPPDSVLSIFVKLLSLKPVIDVTGDLKVKKKVLKEGEGTVTANDGATVTIRYTAMLEDGTVFERKGFGDEQPLQFITDEEQVIAGLDRAVSTMKKHELSLITISPEYGFGNTEVKMEFSLVQPSSTILYEVEMLDFIREKAPWEMSTPERIEAANRKKEEGNQLFKIGKYQRAAKKYEKAVDYVNQDVPYTDGDEKIIKPLMISCWSNSAACCLKLSNFREAIDLCSKILNEESCNVKALYRRAQAYMGVAELLPAELDIKKALEVDPQNREVKLMQKNLKQLQAEKNKQDAKLYRAMFSAKSEDTCIAEKRLKISNDEEDTSMLDESTAGMIVETEKYSC, via the exons ATGAAGAAAGGGGAAATTGCATCTTTCATGCTGCAGCCAGAACTAGCATATGGAGTATCAGGAACAGCTGGTGTACCTTCTAATTCTGTTGTTCAATTTGAAGTAGATCTTTTATCATGGATTACTGTAGTGGACATCTGCAAGGATGGTGGAATTATCAAGAAAATCCTGGAGACTGGGGAACAGATTGGGCCTCCTGGTGACTTGGATGAAGTTTgtg TTAGTTACAAGGCTATGCTGGGTGATGGTACCATTGTTGCAGAAACACCCGAAGAGGGCATTGAATTTTATGTTGAAGATG GCCACTTCTGTCCTGCATTGACCAAAGCTCTTAAGACTATGAAGAGGGGAGAAAGGGTCAGTTTGATTGTTCAGCCACAGT ATGCCTTTGGGCAGAAGGGTCACAAATCAAACAATGAGCTTCCTGTCATCCCGCCTGATTCTGTCCTGAGCATCTTTGTCAAGTTGCTTTCATTGAAGCCGGTGATAGATGTTACGGGTGATTTGAAAGTCAAAAAGAAGGTCTTGAAGGAAGGTGAAGGCACAGTCACTGCTAATGACGGTGCTACTGTTACTA TTAGGTATACTGCTATGCTAGAGGATGGCACTGTGTTTGAGAGAAAGGGTTTTGGTGATGAGCAGCCATTGCAGTTCATCACGGATGAAG AACAAGTGATTGCTGGACTTGACCGAGCAGTAAGCACAATGAAGAAACATGAACTTTCATTAATAACAATATCACCCGAGTATGGGTTTGGAAACACTGAAGTAAAGATGGAATTTTCTTTGGTTCAACCATCATCAACCATACTGTATGAAGTTGAAATGCTGGATTTCATCAGG GAGAAAGCACCTTGGGAAATGAGTACTCCGGAGAGGATTGAGGCAGCCAACCggaagaaagaagaaggcAATCAGctctttaaaattggaaaataccAACGAGCTGcaaagaaatatgaaaaa GCGGTTGATTATGTCAACCAAGACGTACCTTACACAGATggtgatgaaaaaataattaagccCTTGATGATATCATGCTGGTCAAATAGTGCAGCTTGTTGTCTAAAACTGAGTAATTTCAGGGAAGCAATTGATCTATGCTCAAAG ATCCTGAATGAAGAATCTTGCAATGTGAAAGCCCTGTACAGGAGAGCTCAGGCTTACATGGGCGTCGCAGAATTACTTCCAGCTGAACTAGACATCAAGAAGGCCTTAGAAGTAGATCCTCAGAATag GGAGGTGAAGTTGATGCAGAAGAATCTTAAGCAACTTCAAGCAGAGAAAAATAAGCAAGACGCGAAGCTTTACAGAGCAATGTTTTCAGCAAAATCTGAAGACACTTGCATTGCTGAAAAG AGATTGAAGATATCCAACGACGAAGAGGATACTAGCATGCTTGATGAAAGTACTGCAGGAATGATAGTGGAAACTGAAAAGTATAGCTGTTAA
- the LOC125185107 gene encoding peptidyl-prolyl cis-trans isomerase FKBP62-like isoform X1, whose amino-acid sequence MVQFSKVNIKDFVEEDDDEEEPGEEVESAPPLKVGEEREIGSKGIRKRLVKSGVGWETPQFGDEVTIHYVGTLCEDGSIFASTRTTNEPVTFKLGHGNIVGGLDHGIITMKKGEIASFMLQPELAYGVSGTAGVPSNSVVQFEVDLLSWITVVDICKDGGIIKKILETGEQIGPPGDLDEVCVSYKAMLGDGTIVAETPEEGIEFYVEDGHFCPALTKALKTMKRGERVSLIVQPQYAFGQKGHKSNNELPVIPPDSVLSIFVKLLSLKPVIDVTGDLKVKKKVLKEGEGTVTANDGATVTIRYTAMLEDGTVFERKGFGDEQPLQFITDEEQVIAGLDRAVSTMKKHELSLITISPEYGFGNTEVKMEFSLVQPSSTILYEVEMLDFIREKAPWEMSTPERIEAANRKKEEGNQLFKIGKYQRAAKKYEKAVDYVNQDVPYTDGDEKIIKPLMISCWSNSAACCLKLSNFREAIDLCSKILNEESCNVKALYRRAQAYMGVAELLPAELDIKKALEVDPQNREVKLMQKNLKQLQAEKNKQDAKLYRAMFSAKSEDTCIAEKRLKISNDEEDTSMLDESTAGMIVETEKYSC is encoded by the exons ATGGTGCAATTCTCGAAAGTGAACATCAAGGATTTCGTAGAAGAAGACGATGACGAAGAAGAGCCGGGTGAAGAGGTCGAATCGGCGCCGCCGCTGAAAGTGGGGGAAGAGAGGGAAATTGGCTCGAAAGGGATCAGGAAGAGGCTCGTGAAGAGTGGAGTAGGTTGGGAGACACCTCAATTCGGCGATGAAGTTACAA TTCACTATGTGGGGACTTTATGTGAGGATGGGAGCATTTTTGCCTCAACAAGGACAACGAATGAGCCTGTCACTTTCAAGCTTGGACATG GGAACATAGTTGGTGGATTGGACCATGGAATTATTACAATGAAGAAAGGGGAAATTGCATCTTTCATGCTGCAGCCAGAACTAGCATATGGAGTATCAGGAACAGCTGGTGTACCTTCTAATTCTGTTGTTCAATTTGAAGTAGATCTTTTATCATGGATTACTGTAGTGGACATCTGCAAGGATGGTGGAATTATCAAGAAAATCCTGGAGACTGGGGAACAGATTGGGCCTCCTGGTGACTTGGATGAAGTTTgtg TTAGTTACAAGGCTATGCTGGGTGATGGTACCATTGTTGCAGAAACACCCGAAGAGGGCATTGAATTTTATGTTGAAGATG GCCACTTCTGTCCTGCATTGACCAAAGCTCTTAAGACTATGAAGAGGGGAGAAAGGGTCAGTTTGATTGTTCAGCCACAGT ATGCCTTTGGGCAGAAGGGTCACAAATCAAACAATGAGCTTCCTGTCATCCCGCCTGATTCTGTCCTGAGCATCTTTGTCAAGTTGCTTTCATTGAAGCCGGTGATAGATGTTACGGGTGATTTGAAAGTCAAAAAGAAGGTCTTGAAGGAAGGTGAAGGCACAGTCACTGCTAATGACGGTGCTACTGTTACTA TTAGGTATACTGCTATGCTAGAGGATGGCACTGTGTTTGAGAGAAAGGGTTTTGGTGATGAGCAGCCATTGCAGTTCATCACGGATGAAG AACAAGTGATTGCTGGACTTGACCGAGCAGTAAGCACAATGAAGAAACATGAACTTTCATTAATAACAATATCACCCGAGTATGGGTTTGGAAACACTGAAGTAAAGATGGAATTTTCTTTGGTTCAACCATCATCAACCATACTGTATGAAGTTGAAATGCTGGATTTCATCAGG GAGAAAGCACCTTGGGAAATGAGTACTCCGGAGAGGATTGAGGCAGCCAACCggaagaaagaagaaggcAATCAGctctttaaaattggaaaataccAACGAGCTGcaaagaaatatgaaaaa GCGGTTGATTATGTCAACCAAGACGTACCTTACACAGATggtgatgaaaaaataattaagccCTTGATGATATCATGCTGGTCAAATAGTGCAGCTTGTTGTCTAAAACTGAGTAATTTCAGGGAAGCAATTGATCTATGCTCAAAG ATCCTGAATGAAGAATCTTGCAATGTGAAAGCCCTGTACAGGAGAGCTCAGGCTTACATGGGCGTCGCAGAATTACTTCCAGCTGAACTAGACATCAAGAAGGCCTTAGAAGTAGATCCTCAGAATag GGAGGTGAAGTTGATGCAGAAGAATCTTAAGCAACTTCAAGCAGAGAAAAATAAGCAAGACGCGAAGCTTTACAGAGCAATGTTTTCAGCAAAATCTGAAGACACTTGCATTGCTGAAAAG AGATTGAAGATATCCAACGACGAAGAGGATACTAGCATGCTTGATGAAAGTACTGCAGGAATGATAGTGGAAACTGAAAAGTATAGCTGTTAA